The region tttcttcccacattcagagcaggtgaatggtctctccccggtgtgaactcgctggtgtttctgCAGGTTGGATAACTGAGTAAaactcttcccacattcagagcaggtgaatggtctctctccggtgtgaactcgctgatgtgcttTCAGATTAattaactgagtgaatcccttcccacattcaatgcaggtgaacggcctctccccagagtgaactcgctggtgcctcACTACAGTCGATGAGTTAGTGAAtgttttcccacattcagagcaggtgaacggtctctccccagtgtgaagtcgctgatgtgCTTGCAGGTGAGataatcgagtgaatcccttcccacattcagagcaagtgaacggcctctctccagagTGAACACGTTGATGCATCATCAGATTGGACGAGTTACTGAAttttttcccacattcagagcaggtgaatggtctctccccggtgtgaactcgctggtgtttctgCAGGTTGGATAACTGAGTAAaactcttcccacattcagagcagctgaacagtctcttcccagtgtgaactgattggTGTGTCTCCAGGTGGCCTGAGTTtataaatcccttcccacattcagagcaggtgaacggtctctccccagtgtgaactcgctgatggtCCATCAGATTGGACGAGTTGCtgaatttcttcccacattcagagcagctgaatagtctctccccagtgtgaacacgctgGTGTGCATGCAGATTAGATAattgagtaaatcccttcccacattcagagcaggtgaacggcctctccccagagtGAACACGCTGGTGGTTCATCAGGTTGGATGAGTtgctgaatctcttcccacactcggagcaggtgaattgtctctccccagtgtgaactcgctggtgtgcctgcAGATTAGATAActgggtgaatcccttcccacattcagaacaggtgaatggcctctccccagagtGAACTCGCTGGTGGTCCATCAGATTGGACGAGTTACTGAAttttttcccacattcagagcaggtgaacggtctctccccagtgtgaactcgatggTGTTTCTGCAAGTTGGATAACTGAGTAAAtcgcttcccacagtctgaacaggagaacggtctctccccagtgtgaactgactggtgtgtctgtaagtggcttgactgaatgaatcccttcccacattcagtgcaggtgaacggtctctccccagtgtgaacccgctggtgttTCTGAAGGTTGGATAACTGAGTAaaactcttcccacagtctgaacaggagaatgacctctccccagtgtgaactcgctggtgactcatGATGTGAGATTAGTGTGTGAACGCCTTCCCACCTGCGTGTGCGGGAGGGTGAGCTGAGCGTGCAGATCTCTTCCAACAACACggagaaggtgaacagcctctcatCGGTGTGAATTTTTGGATGTGTCTTCAGCTTGGATGACAgcatgaatcccttcccacagtcacaATAGGTGAACCGTTTAATTATGGTATGAACTTGCTGTAATACCTCCAGGCTGGATGTCTGAATATACCCCCTTCCgcacagagcaggtgaatggcctctgcatagtgtgaactcactggtgtgtCTGGGGGtaggatgagtgagtgaatccctttccacattaAGAGAAAGTGAATGATATCCTGCTGTCAATTCATAAAGTCAGATGTCAGATGTGGTGAATCCTCAGACAATCAATGCAGTTGAAGAACTGATATCTAGTGAACATATCTGGTGTGTTCTCAGCACCCAATTCCAATGGGTTTCAGTGAGGCTCAGCTGATACACTGGTGCTACAAAGGAAATATCTGTCTTCTTCTTCAACAACTGAAGACACTTTACCAGGTTTTACTCCAGGTGGGTTTATCCAACTCTCACCCTTACaaagagcaagtgaacggcctctcccctgtgtgttTGGATTCTACTTGCTGCGACTGGTGTGCTGTCTTCTTCAGCTTCGCTTCCACCACATTCACAGGTGAATGGTATTCAGGTGCTGGCAGATAGAGCAGATCAtattgttgtgtttgagattgccGTACACAATTCCTTTGCATTTTCTGTCCTGTGAAAAGATTTAGAAAAGAcgtcaatgggtgaaggacagcATTTCAGGTGAGACATTTCTGTCTGTCTTCAGTTGTCACTTAGCTCAGTTTGTCTCTCTCCAATATATAACTGTAAGCTCTGGGCATGTTGCACTGTCCTGCTGGGAGCATAGAGTATTTGTAGGACTCagcaacgcacacagaatgctggaggaactcagaggccaggggcatctatgggaaagaataGACAGTGGGCATTTTGGGCTATGAAccatcagcaggactggaaaggaaggaggaagaagtcagaataagaaggtgtggggaggggaagtacAAAGGGGGCAGgttataggtgaaactgggagacggggagggggtgaagttGATCAGCgggagatgaagggctggagaagggggaatctgataggagaggacagaaggccatggaagaaaggaaagggggaagagcaccagagggagttgcTGGGGAGGTAAGGAGATGGGGTGAAAGAGGAAATGGAAATGGAGAATGATAAAGGAGAAGGGGTGGGTGCgattattggaagtttgagaagtcaatgttcatgccatcaggttggaggctacccaggcagaatataaggtgttgttcctccaacctgagtgtggcctcattgtggcaatagaggaagccatgaactgacatgtcggaatgggactGGGAATTAGAAGTGAAATGGTTGGACACCGGGAAATCCCGCTTTTTGTAGCAGATGGAGCAAAGCTGGTtgacaaagcggtctcccaatttacTTCAGGTCTCACTGACACACAggagctgagttcctccagagttttgtgggtgttgcttttgatttccagcatctgcagattttctggtgttttGTATTTTTAGGAATCTTCCCTGTAGACTTTCTAATTACCTCACTAGGTGATCAACAGTGGTGAAGACATCAACATCCATCCTATTGAATATGAAGGGGAGATGATCAGATTTTCTCACTGTAAAtggttatttttttttgtttcgtgATACAGCTAGGAGTGGGCCTATCCAGCCCTTTGAGCATGCTGCCATAGCAacccacaaccccaattaaccataacataatcacaggacaatttacattcccaattaacctacccagtattcctacagactgtgggaggaaatgggagcaatTGGGGAAAAGCCATTCATTCCACTGGAGGATGTATGGAGACTCCTTATGGAATGATGTCGGAATTAAACTGCGAGTCtggaacaccccaagctgtaacagtgttgTGTCCATATGTGACACTTTATGATGTCAATGCTTTGTTAGCCAGGACAAAGGTgtctgatatcattatgtacccagagagaatagAACACCACATGTTATCACAGGTAAAATAGTCCAAATCAAGAGGAGATAGAACAAAGGTGATCTTCTAAAGAACTAAAGCTGATGCAaggattttgtttatttttctctatGCACCACTAATTGACACTTGAATTCACTGGACAATAGGCCAAGTAAATTCTTTAAGGCCTCAGTGTCGCTAAGCACGTTAGCTACCAAAACTTGGACATCATCAAGTTCCAGATGCCAGACTTGGTCTCAGTGTTTGCTAATCTATTTGCCTGATCAGGGCCTTCGATCTCCTTCTTGGATCAACTCAGGATTATAGTTTTGATCCAAGTTCCAAATTCTGGGATTTAGATAGCTGAATCTTCGGAGTGTCTGCGAGCTTTTCTACTACAGGCAGATCTcaaggattgctttgagtcagtggactggaccgtgttcaagcactcatctgtggatctCAATAAATACACCAAAGACTTTATTAGAACTGCTGTGTATGAGCGTGTCCCTATGAAATCATTCAGAgccttccccaatcagaagccctggttgAACAATGAAATCCAGAATTTGCTGTTGGCCAGATCAAAGGCATTCATGTCTGGAGATCAAAAATACTACAACTGGtgtaggtatgatctccagaaagccatctcatgagtGAAGTGGAGTttctggactagactggaatcaatgagggatgctgAACAGTTGTGACAgagtttgaatgccataaccttaAATTAAATTAGGTAACAATGAGGACAGCAGGGCTTACTCAataccttctatgctcactttgaccaacaGTACAGGGAGGAACCATTGCACACTTCTGCAGCTTCTGATGATCTTTTGGTCCtagtatctgaagatgatgtgcaggctgccttcaagagagtgaatgcaaggaaagcatctggtccagaTAGAGTACCTGGCTgcgtactgaagacctgtgctgatcaactggctggtgtgctCACGGATATCTTCAGCCTCTCTCTACAGCAGTGGTACCCAACTGCTTGCAGTGGGCTTCAATCAtgtcagtgcccaagaagagtgtggtaacccgtctaaatgactattgcccagtgccactcacatccacagtgatgaagtattttcAAAGGCTGGTGTcaaagcatatcagctcctgtctgagtggtgaattggatctgctccagtttgcctaccagagcaaacAGGTCGACAGCAGATGCATCtctttggctcttcacacaaccctgggacacctggacagcaaagatgcatacatcaggatgctctttatcgactacagctcagcatttaataccatcatcacATTGAAACTAATCAGGGAACCCCAAGACATTGGCCTCAATATCCCATTCTGCAATCGGACCCTGAAGACCCTAAACGGTTCAGAtttgcaacagcatctcctccacaatctgcatcagcacagatgcttcggatgtgtgcttagccccctgctctactccctttacacctgCGACTGCGTGGCTGAGTACAgatccaacaccatatacaagtttgctgatgacactactgtcgTGGGCCATAttgaaggtggtgacaaatcagcatacaggagggagattgaaaatttggctcagtgatgtaataacaacaacctctcactcaatgtcagcaagaccaaggaactgattgtagacttcaggagagggaaaccagaggttcctgagccagtaatcatcggaggatcagagatggagagagtcagcaactttaaatccctgggtgtcactatctcagagaccCTGGCCTGGactcatcatataaatgtaattgtaaGGAAAGCACACACCTCTTCTTCCTTAGACTGctacgaagattcagcatgacatcaaaaaccttgaccACTATAGCCATGTAGTGGAAGGTGTGCTGACTGGcggcattatggcctggtatgggaacgccAATGCCTCtgagcagaaaatcctgcaaaaagtagtggattcagcccggtaaagccctctcaaccactgagggcatctacatgaaacaatatcataggaaagcagcgtccatcatcagagcTCCTCGCCAGCCAGGCCATGGTTTCT is a window of Mobula birostris isolate sMobBir1 chromosome 10, sMobBir1.hap1, whole genome shotgun sequence DNA encoding:
- the LOC140203979 gene encoding uncharacterized protein, producing the protein MSHQRVHTGERSFSCSDCGKSFTQLSNLQKHQRVHTGERPFTCTECGKGFIQSSHLQTHQSVHTGERPFSCSDCGKRFTQLSNLQKHHRVHTGERPFTCSECGKKFSNSSNLMDHQRVHSGERPFTCSECGKGFTQLSNLQAHQRVHTGERQFTCSECGKRFSNSSNLMNHQRVHSGERPFTCSECGKGFTQLSNLHAHQRVHTGERLFSCSECGKKFSNSSNLMDHQRVHTGERPFTCSECGKGFINSGHLETHQSVHTGKRLFSCSECGKSFTQLSNLQKHQRVHTGERPFTCSECGKKFSNSSNLMMHQRVHSGERPFTCSECGKGFTRLSHLQAHQRLHTGERPFTCSECGKTFTNSSTVVRHQRVHSGERPFTCIECGKGFTQLINLKAHQRVHTGERPFTCSECGKSFTQLSNLQKHQRVHTGERPFTCSECGKKFSNSSTVLRHQRVHSGERPFTCSECGKGFTQLSHLQAHQRVHSGERSALNMGRNTVTHPLY